Proteins from a genomic interval of Pseudomonas anuradhapurensis:
- a CDS encoding diiron oxygenase — protein sequence MSLDLINDHWYAKATVRSTPRIIVPEYDGEQLIYPVSRCAMCEHPIIQTHGKHIRNYLLTQAAYQFLYNVGLLETKFIIQCCLDMLHDKFPGIGNEEKLQALTVIIDEGYHAHVALDYLTQMNEKSGIEAIEVPQSNQKLDATARAYAQLPESLRTEFQLLAVTIAENVLTDEVANLGRERQLSQSFTTLMVDHVRDEGRHSRFFADLMKKRWPTLPESTRERFGLMLPAYLDDFLDIDPERRFERRMLAHCGLTPELAEQVIHESDPTFHADHARMKKSILQRLYRLLRQMGILDLPQVREAFAGRDYVSA from the coding sequence ATGAGTCTCGATTTGATCAATGACCATTGGTATGCAAAAGCGACTGTGCGCAGCACACCGCGAATCATCGTCCCGGAGTATGACGGTGAACAATTAATTTATCCCGTCTCCCGCTGTGCGATGTGTGAGCATCCGATCATTCAAACTCACGGCAAGCACATCAGGAATTACCTGTTGACCCAGGCGGCCTATCAATTTTTGTATAACGTAGGGCTGCTGGAAACCAAATTTATTATCCAATGTTGCCTGGACATGTTGCATGACAAATTCCCAGGCATTGGCAATGAGGAAAAACTGCAAGCGCTCACCGTGATCATCGACGAGGGGTACCACGCCCATGTGGCCCTTGATTACCTGACGCAGATGAATGAAAAAAGCGGTATCGAGGCTATCGAAGTTCCGCAGAGCAACCAGAAGCTGGATGCGACAGCGCGCGCCTATGCGCAATTGCCCGAATCGCTACGCACCGAATTCCAGCTACTGGCCGTGACCATCGCAGAGAATGTGCTCACTGACGAAGTGGCCAACCTCGGACGCGAACGTCAGCTGAGCCAATCGTTCACCACCCTGATGGTTGACCATGTACGCGACGAAGGGCGCCATTCGCGGTTCTTCGCCGACCTGATGAAAAAGCGCTGGCCAACACTGCCGGAAAGCACCCGCGAGCGCTTCGGCCTGATGCTCCCCGCCTATCTCGACGACTTCCTGGATATCGACCCCGAGCGACGCTTCGAACGCCGCATGCTGGCCCATTGCGGCCTGACGCCAGAACTGGCCGAACAGGTAATCCACGAATCCGACCCGACCTTCCATGCCGACCATGCGCGCATGAAGAAATCGATTCTGCAACGTCTGTACCGGCTGTTGCGGCAGATGGGCATCCTCGACCTGCCACAGGTCAGAGAAGCCTTCGCCGGCCGCGACTACGTCAGCGCCTGA
- a CDS encoding anthranilate synthase component II — MKTLIVDNFDSFTYNLFQFMGQVCGEEPDVFTNDVSPADIDLNRYAAIIISPGPGTPARKTDVGLSEDIIRDASVPVLGVCLGHQCMAHLHGMDVVHAPEPMHGRMSLIKHDGQGVFAGLPADLTVVRYHSLMVRQIKSPFVVSAWDQNGMIHGIRHKDRPLHGIQFHPESICTEAGLQMLGNFRDLAHQHQGGLC, encoded by the coding sequence GTGAAAACCCTGATCGTCGACAACTTCGATTCATTTACTTACAACCTCTTCCAGTTCATGGGCCAGGTTTGCGGTGAAGAGCCTGATGTCTTCACCAACGATGTTTCCCCGGCGGACATCGACCTGAACCGTTATGCCGCCATCATCATTTCCCCCGGCCCAGGAACCCCGGCGCGCAAGACCGATGTCGGCCTGAGCGAAGACATCATCCGCGATGCCAGCGTGCCTGTGCTGGGTGTGTGCCTGGGGCACCAGTGCATGGCCCACCTGCACGGGATGGACGTGGTGCACGCCCCCGAACCGATGCACGGTCGCATGAGCCTTATCAAGCATGACGGCCAGGGCGTATTTGCCGGGCTACCTGCCGACCTGACCGTGGTGCGTTATCACTCGCTGATGGTGCGCCAGATCAAATCGCCGTTCGTCGTCAGCGCCTGGGACCAGAACGGCATGATCCATGGCATTCGCCACAAGGACAGGCCACTGCACGGCATTCAATTCCACCCCGAATCCATCTGCACCGAAGCGGGCCTGCAAATGCTTGGCAACTTCCGCGACCTCGCACACCAGCACCAGGGTGGCCTTTGCTGA
- the pabB gene encoding aminodeoxychorismate synthase component I: MSNRVEFRALDHVPDTLAAFEQEFAPSPARFLLESSVVIPGFSRFTFMGDSQGRWAEVLRYKQESASVEIRRMEGTVQEPAEDFLAWLGERMLALRTPCPDELPFDFNLGYVGVLGYELKVATLADPAWTSPAPDACFMLATRMLVIDHQENRSYLLHLLKDDYDQPAARAWLEQAGNRLQALPAAQPLAKRPRRMSLDQVEQWIAAHAKARHNKPAYIEKILEAQRQIVDGETYEVCLTNLVELPFEHSAYALYRIMRELSPAPHAAYYAIPGFEMASSSPERFLKVDRSGQAEAKPIKGTRPRSHDPREDQRQLDELRQDEKDLAENLMIVDLLRNDLGRVCQIGSVNVPGLFVVESYSHAHQLVSTIQGQLKPGMHALDCIKASFPGGSMTGAPKKRTMQIIGELEQGARGAYSGSLGWLSLGGACDLSILIRSVAVHNAQARFGVGGAITALSDPESEYLETVVKASGVVEAIALLEEVCA; encoded by the coding sequence ATGAGCAACCGTGTCGAATTCCGGGCCCTTGACCATGTGCCCGACACCCTGGCGGCCTTCGAGCAAGAGTTCGCCCCGTCCCCGGCCCGCTTCCTGCTGGAGAGCAGTGTGGTGATCCCCGGGTTCTCCCGTTTTACCTTCATGGGTGACTCGCAAGGACGCTGGGCCGAGGTGCTGCGCTACAAGCAGGAAAGCGCCAGCGTCGAGATCCGCCGCATGGAAGGTACCGTGCAGGAGCCCGCCGAGGACTTTCTCGCCTGGCTCGGTGAGCGCATGCTTGCCCTGCGCACGCCCTGCCCTGACGAACTGCCGTTCGACTTCAACCTGGGTTATGTCGGGGTTCTGGGCTACGAGCTGAAGGTGGCCACATTGGCCGACCCGGCCTGGACATCTCCGGCCCCCGATGCGTGCTTCATGCTGGCCACGCGCATGCTTGTGATCGACCATCAGGAAAACCGCAGCTACCTGCTGCACCTGCTCAAGGATGACTACGACCAACCGGCTGCCAGAGCCTGGCTGGAGCAAGCCGGTAACCGCTTGCAGGCCCTGCCTGCCGCCCAGCCCTTGGCCAAGCGCCCCAGGCGCATGTCGCTGGACCAGGTGGAGCAGTGGATTGCTGCCCATGCCAAGGCCCGCCACAACAAACCGGCGTATATCGAGAAGATCCTTGAGGCCCAGCGTCAGATCGTCGATGGCGAAACCTATGAAGTCTGCCTGACCAACCTGGTCGAACTGCCGTTCGAGCATTCTGCCTATGCCCTGTACCGGATCATGCGCGAGCTCAGTCCGGCGCCTCACGCCGCTTACTACGCCATCCCCGGTTTCGAAATGGCCAGCTCGTCACCTGAGCGGTTCCTCAAGGTGGACCGTTCCGGCCAGGCCGAGGCCAAGCCGATCAAAGGCACCCGGCCTCGCAGCCACGATCCCAGGGAGGACCAGCGCCAACTCGACGAATTGCGCCAGGACGAAAAGGACCTTGCTGAAAACCTGATGATCGTCGATTTGCTGCGCAATGACCTGGGCAGGGTATGCCAAATAGGCTCAGTCAACGTGCCAGGCCTGTTCGTGGTGGAGAGTTACTCGCACGCTCATCAGTTGGTCTCGACCATCCAGGGCCAGCTGAAACCCGGTATGCATGCACTGGACTGCATCAAGGCCAGTTTCCCTGGCGGCTCGATGACCGGCGCGCCGAAAAAGCGCACCATGCAGATCATCGGTGAGCTTGAGCAAGGCGCGCGGGGAGCCTACTCGGGCTCATTGGGGTGGCTTTCGCTGGGCGGTGCCTGCGACCTGAGCATCTTGATCCGCAGCGTGGCAGTACACAACGCCCAGGCGCGTTTCGGTGTCGGCGGGGCTATCACGGCATTGTCCGACCCGGAAAGCGAATACCTCGAGACCGTGGTCAAGGCCAGTGGCGTGGTAGAAGCAATAGCCCTTCTCGAAGAGGTGTGCGCATGA
- a CDS encoding chorismate mutase, giving the protein MTTVPYPSERHAIIVGAAGSIGRMLCEQLSASGLHVLGVDLATSQAAQGYDVMQGDICAPSPLLCQRLATAHLLVLALSEKVLLQALPVLLPHLALDCLLVETLSIKNTFATLIRDVSLPQAVAGLNPMFSGDLPPEGRPVVVVPYQPDAALDDLCERLESRGMRLFTLTAQQHDHAMALLQTVGHSMVLAFGHTVAASGVPLAQLIELGPPPFKVMLCLLARMMTNHPDVYWEIQAGNPASATARENAFAQLQRLDIHARNDAHVEFLAAMASLRNHLEPAQPQLAASCRQLFEVIQAYAPGTMGEGAGLSSHRDRIDRIDDQLIDLIAQRLNIIREVADSKKGSSTAVMQPERVRQVVSRCTERGRTLNVPAELIEQLYHAIIEQSCQIEYDVVGGPRQTLLDVTPEVFSQTGVR; this is encoded by the coding sequence ATGACAACTGTGCCCTACCCGAGCGAGAGGCATGCGATCATCGTTGGCGCCGCCGGATCGATAGGGCGGATGCTCTGCGAACAGCTGAGTGCATCCGGATTGCATGTGCTCGGCGTCGACCTGGCAACAAGCCAGGCAGCGCAAGGCTATGACGTCATGCAAGGCGATATCTGTGCGCCTTCCCCACTCCTGTGCCAACGCCTCGCCACTGCGCATCTGCTGGTACTGGCGCTTTCGGAGAAGGTGCTTCTGCAGGCGCTCCCCGTGTTGCTGCCGCATCTGGCGCTGGACTGCCTGCTGGTCGAAACGCTGTCTATCAAGAACACTTTCGCCACGCTGATCCGTGACGTTTCGCTGCCGCAGGCGGTGGCTGGGCTCAACCCGATGTTCTCGGGTGACCTGCCGCCAGAAGGGCGACCGGTGGTGGTGGTACCCTACCAGCCTGACGCGGCCCTGGACGACCTCTGCGAACGTCTGGAAAGCCGCGGCATGCGCCTGTTCACGCTGACAGCGCAGCAGCACGACCACGCCATGGCTCTCTTGCAGACAGTTGGCCACTCGATGGTACTCGCCTTCGGTCACACCGTGGCCGCCAGTGGCGTGCCGTTGGCGCAACTGATCGAACTGGGGCCACCACCGTTCAAGGTCATGCTCTGCCTGCTGGCGCGCATGATGACCAACCATCCAGACGTGTACTGGGAGATCCAGGCCGGCAACCCGGCTTCGGCTACAGCCCGCGAGAACGCCTTTGCCCAGTTGCAACGCCTCGATATACACGCCCGCAACGACGCCCACGTCGAGTTCCTGGCCGCCATGGCCAGCCTCCGCAACCACCTCGAACCAGCCCAGCCACAACTGGCAGCCAGCTGCAGGCAACTGTTCGAAGTGATCCAGGCGTATGCGCCCGGCACCATGGGCGAGGGCGCAGGACTGAGCAGCCATCGCGATCGTATCGACCGTATCGACGACCAGTTGATCGACCTGATCGCACAGCGGCTGAACATCATCCGTGAAGTGGCCGACAGCAAAAAAGGCAGCAGCACCGCCGTGATGCAGCCCGAACGGGTCAGGCAGGTGGTCAGCCGCTGCACCGAACGCGGGCGTACGCTCAATGTGCCAGCAGAGCTGATCGAGCAGCTCTACCACGCCATCATCGAGCAGTCCTGCCAGATCGAATACGACGTCGTCGGCGGCCCTCGCCAGACATTGCTCGACGTCACACCGGAAGTGTTTTCACAGACAGGAGTCCGCTGA
- a CDS encoding thiamine pyrophosphate-dependent enzyme: protein MNMLTRLFTASREMTLGQLVGHVLVESQINDLFCIPGDFTMQLSREMLATPGLTLRTMSHEYSTTLTALGYALGGQAPGAVCFTYGVGALNAINGIAQAYVERLPLVVISGSPGHKERQGSMFAHHTIVDHGTQLRLMKEITVHQACIDDPHQAQDQLREAIAIALHESRPVYVEIPRDLFLHKVRHTPRRTPLGRQPALFDQHALSAAEQALKLLDQAQQPVLVPGLDVKRGHLGAEALALSEALGLPWVETPMSRGGLPTTHAHYRGIYAGPASPSRLTQTLVDSCDVLMLLGEPNSDVNMGIASQIAGGRLIHANDGVVMVGRQRYELSTEAFLRALLGLAASARRHGQTLAPLEAEQAAFIHPSAPEQLFAADSPLTPYEIIDELNRVFSALPDLDLIVDCGDAFFMSLGMFPRDVLASSLYMSMGLAVPGAIGYQLASGKRPLVLVGDGAFHMTGNELMHAARFGTSPIVVVLNNRRWTSLSGKPQDRPLTEQPDLEFIDIARFHKVQGFTAHTSEQLRDQLAEALAMDRPVLIDARVAPDTRSYLCERFFDAVQKQQHLPKA, encoded by the coding sequence ATGAACATGCTGACCCGGCTTTTCACCGCGTCCCGGGAAATGACCCTTGGGCAACTCGTGGGCCATGTGCTGGTTGAAAGCCAGATCAATGACCTGTTCTGCATTCCCGGTGACTTCACCATGCAGCTGTCGCGGGAAATGCTGGCCACTCCCGGCCTGACCCTGCGCACCATGTCACACGAGTACAGCACCACCCTCACCGCCCTGGGCTACGCGCTCGGGGGCCAGGCGCCCGGCGCTGTATGTTTCACCTACGGGGTGGGTGCCCTGAACGCCATCAACGGCATCGCCCAAGCCTACGTGGAACGTCTGCCGCTGGTGGTGATATCCGGGTCGCCCGGGCACAAGGAACGCCAGGGTTCGATGTTCGCTCACCACACCATTGTCGACCATGGCACCCAGCTGCGGCTGATGAAAGAAATCACCGTGCATCAGGCGTGCATCGACGACCCGCACCAAGCCCAGGACCAGCTGCGCGAAGCCATCGCCATCGCCCTGCATGAATCGCGGCCGGTGTATGTGGAAATCCCTCGCGACCTCTTCCTGCACAAGGTACGCCATACACCACGACGGACACCGCTGGGGCGTCAACCAGCCCTGTTCGACCAACACGCATTGAGTGCGGCCGAACAGGCACTGAAACTGCTCGACCAGGCCCAGCAGCCGGTGCTGGTGCCCGGCCTCGATGTGAAACGCGGGCACCTCGGTGCCGAAGCACTGGCGCTGAGCGAGGCGCTCGGGTTGCCTTGGGTCGAAACACCAATGTCGCGGGGCGGCCTGCCGACCACGCATGCCCACTATCGAGGCATCTACGCCGGCCCGGCTTCACCTTCCCGTCTGACCCAGACGTTGGTCGACAGTTGCGACGTGCTGATGCTCCTTGGCGAACCCAACTCCGACGTCAATATGGGCATAGCCAGCCAGATTGCCGGTGGTCGGCTGATCCACGCCAATGACGGCGTGGTGATGGTCGGTCGGCAACGCTACGAGCTGAGCACCGAAGCCTTCTTGCGCGCCTTGCTGGGTCTGGCTGCTTCGGCACGCCGCCATGGTCAAACCCTGGCGCCACTGGAAGCGGAACAGGCCGCCTTCATCCACCCCAGTGCGCCAGAACAGCTGTTCGCCGCTGATTCACCGTTGACCCCGTACGAAATCATCGATGAGTTGAACAGGGTGTTCAGCGCGCTTCCCGACCTCGACCTGATCGTCGATTGCGGTGATGCCTTCTTCATGTCGTTGGGCATGTTCCCGCGCGATGTGCTGGCGTCCTCCCTGTACATGAGCATGGGCCTGGCCGTCCCGGGCGCCATTGGCTACCAACTGGCAAGCGGTAAACGCCCGCTGGTACTGGTGGGCGACGGCGCATTCCACATGACCGGCAACGAGCTGATGCATGCTGCCCGTTTCGGCACCAGCCCCATCGTGGTGGTCCTCAACAACCGGCGCTGGACCTCGTTGTCAGGCAAGCCTCAGGACCGACCATTGACCGAGCAGCCAGACCTGGAATTCATCGACATAGCGCGCTTCCACAAGGTGCAGGGTTTCACCGCACATACTTCGGAGCAACTACGCGACCAGCTTGCCGAAGCCTTGGCGATGGACCGCCCCGTGCTGATTGATGCCCGGGTCGCCCCGGATACCCGCTCGTACCTTTGCGAGCGTTTCTTCGACGCGGTGCAGAAACAGCAGCACCTGCCCAAAGCCTGA